TGATTCCTCTCCTGTTGTGGTTCGATCGAGTAACAAGAAACGTTCACGCTGAGCCGTTCGGATGCAACGCGCGCCGGAGTGCCCGGGCCACGATCCCGGCGGCGCGCTTGCGGTCCTCCGCATTGATCCCGCTCAGGTCGATCTTCAGGCCCGAGCACCCGGGACACCGGGACCACGCACCGACCGACAGCCGGGCGATCTCGGCCCGCTCCTCGGGCGTCAGGTCCAGGGGCGCTCGGGTGCGGGCCGCGGGCACCTTCCCGCACCGCGGGCACTTCACCCGGGCCGCGCGCTGTTCGAGCTTCAACACGCGTTCCCGGTTCACGATTCGGTTCCTCGTGCGGCTCGAAACAATGCCAGTGCGCGAGCCTTGTGCTGGTCGGGCATCAGGTTGATGTCGAAGCGGACCCGATCGCAGCCCGCGCACGTCACCCGAGCCGGTACCAACAGGGCTGCCAGTTCACGAACCGCTTCCTGGGTGAACTGGTACTTGCGGGGCTGCAGGTTCGGGACCAGTGCGAACGAGCGCTTGCACATCGAACACGTCAGGCTCGCCGCGAGCTGCTCCAAGCGTTTCAGAGCCGTGCGGTTCACAGGAACTACCTCAACGCGGGAGAACACATCGGTCGGAGGATCGCGAGCACCCGGTTCAGATCCGCGTCACTCATCCGCGTGAGATCAAACGTTACGGCCTCGCAATTGCCACACTGCGACCATGATCCCTCCATCAACCGATCCAGCTCGGCCGCGTCTGCGGCACTCAGTGGACTCAGGGTTTCGTCGCTGTGCTTTCGATCGGCCCGGCGGCGACCGCACCGCGGGCACGGGATCTCATCGGCGCGCTTGAGGAGTTTGGTAATGCGACTACGGCCACCAGACCAAGACGCACTCATGACTTCACCCCTTCCAGGCGCCGCTCCAACTCTTCGAGCTTCTGGCGCAGTTCCGTGACCTCTTGAACCTTCAGCGTCAATTCGATGAGTTTCACCGCGCTCTTGTGCCGCACGTGCGGGTCCGCGCTCTTGAGCTGGTCCCGGAGCACATCGGCCGCTTCCGACATCCCGCCGGCCAAGCGGGCGGCCGCAGTTGCCATCAGCTCCGCTCGTACTTCGCTCACCCGATGACGGAACGCGGGCTCCTTGAGCCGCCGAGTAATCGTTCGCTCGGACACACCGGAGGTCGCCGCCGCTTCACGGATCGTCGCGCCGCCGGCGAGCAGTGTGATGACCGTCTCATCGGCGTCGGACCTACCGCGCCGCGGCCTCGGGATCGATTCGGCGTTGCTGTCACCATCAGCCACGGTACGTCACTCCCCTCACCGGGTGGATGTCGGATGCCCCTCGCCGTCTAATGGCACAGGCATTTTGGGAACCCGCTGCAGAGCGAGACGGGTTGTACGTCTAATGGCACCGGCCTCGTCGCCACCAGGCGTGCCCGTCGGGCGCGAAAATCAGCGGTTTGGTTTCGGCTGCCCACACGAATTAGCCTCGCCTAATAAGGCTCGCCGAAGCTCATCTCTTCCTGGCTCCAATCGGGGTCCGCTTCCGGAGGGTTCGGAGGGTTGGAGGCATTTTCCGGTTCAGATTCCGAACCCGCGCCCGCAGGCGAGCGCTTATGCGCATTTTGCCTCCAACCCTCCGAACCCTCCGGAGGGGGCGACGCCCAGCTGGGACTGATGTGGACGTGGTAAATGAAACCAGAGGGTCGGCTGTGATTGAACTTACGTTTCGCTTCCCTTCCGAATTTGGTCGCACTCGGTGCCCGCTTGGGGTCGTTGCCTTCCGTTTCCCACCACGCCACAAACGCTTTGTAAAAGTCGGCGCCTTTTACACGACCGTCATCATCGGCACGGACCTTCGCAGCGAAGAACTGACCGATCGTGTCCTCAGAATCACGGTACTCGGCCGTTGCTTTGACCACTTCGGCCGGCGGATTCAGCGTACCCTTGCCCCGGTAGAACGCGACCGCCTGTTCCACCATGTCGGCTAAAACGCCTTCGGCCTCGGTTGCTCGAAGGAACTTGCCAAGCAGGGTATCAGCCTTAAACCGGTCCGCGTACTTCGCATTCGGCTCGATCTCCCGGTCGGCGTCTTTCCAGAACTTCACCAAAAAGGGAACGAGCCGGAGGCGGCGCCAAACACCGTGATCGGTGCCCTTGACGCAGGGTCGATTATTCGTGAGAAGGACAAGCTTGTGCGTCGGCTCGAACTGGAAGAAGTCGCCGCGCATGTACCGAGCAGTCACCGTGTCACCGCCGGTAAGAACCTTCATCTTCGCTTCGTCGAGGTGCCGGTCCTCATCAGTTTCGGAACACACCACGAGGTGAACCCCACGCAGTCCGGTTTTCTCCGTTGGGTGACGATCACCGCGGCCGTCGCTCAGGAGGAGCTCTGGTGCCGCGGTGTGAACGTACTCGCCCTCGCCGAGTACCGCGGTCCACGTTTCGATCAGCACGCCCTTACCGTTTGACCCTCCGCCGTTAAAGATGTGAAGCGTCTGGTCACTCACTTCGCCGGTCACGGCACAACCGGAAAACTCGCGGACGTATTTTGCCACCTTGGGGTGCCCATCGAAAACCACATCGAGGAACGCGAGGTACCGGTCGCGCCGGGCCGACGAGTCGAACCGAATCGGACAAAGGCGAGTGATGTGATCCTCGCGCCGGTGCTCGCGGAGCGTTCCGGTACGGAGCTCGACGGTCCCGTTCGGGCAGTTGAGTAGGTCGCGGCGCGTGTCGAACACCTTACCCCCTTTTGCGACGCAGATCCCGGACTCACTCCGGGCCGCGTGGAGCATCCGCCCGATGGCCCGCATGTCTGCCGACTTCTTCGCGTGCGAGAGCGCGGCCCGCGCCTTTTTGTCCTCCTCCTTCAACCGGTCCAGTTCATCGCCACTGGCCTGTGCGATCGCGCGCGCGATTGCCCCGACCCGCTCCGCCGCTTCGACGGCCATGCGGTCAACCGTGGCCTTGGCGAGTTGCTCAACGCGCGTCTCGCTCCGATCAACTTCCCAGCGCCGCCCGTCATAAACAACCCACTGCTCCCAGTCAGCGACGAAATGTACCTTGCCGCCGTGGTCGCTCGCGAACCGGCGGCCGTTAGCAACATCGGTGTCATCGAAGATCGGAGCCGAATTTGCAGACGGGTTGGCTGCGCTCTGGGTAGATGCTCTGGTCCAAGTGGAACTGGGGGCCGTCCAACCCATCTCGGCACGGAGCACGGCGGCAAATCGATTGAGTGCGGCCTCGTCACATGCGCCCGTTTCGTACAGGCACCGGACCTGCGACGGACTGAGCCCCTGGCGCGCTGGTAGCCCTGCACGGGTCGAGAAGTTGAACGTAATCGGCACCCCGCCGACGAGCGCGACGTTGAAGCTCTCGCCAGCGGACTTCCCATCCCTCACGAACTCTACCCGCTCACCACCGCGCCGGGCGACCTTGTGCCCCTGGCGCTCGTGCCAACCAACTACCGTATCGAGCGCGATCGTGCGGTTGTACGCGGCGAACACATCGGCGCGCCCGTGTGAAGAACCCGCGCGGGGTGCCCTCCCTTTCTTGCTGGCGGGAGGCTCGGCCGCTGGCGCGTCCTCGACGGTGGGGCGCGCCGCAAGGGGGATGAGATCCGAGGGGTCGCCAGACAGGGACAGGACGTGCCCCACCGCGGCCGGACCGTCGAGCCAATTCGTACCATCGAACACAGACGCCCACGTATCGCGGGTGTGGTGGCGGCCGATCAAACGAAGCCAGTTCCCGAACTTGCCTTCGGGGACCAAAGCCTGTTTTGGGAAACTCTCCACCGGATCGGAGAAGCCGAACGCCCCCGCATCGGATACGACCCATTGGCCGAAGGCACGAAGATCCGCCCCGGGCAGGTCGCGATTGAAGAGCACATGGAGGTGGAACGAACCACCTCCCCACGTGGCCAACAGTGGCCGGAACCCGAGCGCGGCCAGGTTGAAGTAAAGGTGCTCACCGTAGTGACGGTTGCGGTCCGGGTCGTCGTTAGCGTCGTGGGCATCGATGTCTGCCGACGTCACTCGCCCGGAGCTCTGGCCCGGGGTTAAGAAATAGTGACCGATCACGTCGTCGGTTTTGGACGCCCTGAAGTGACGGAGCACTATATCCCGTGAGAACGGCGTCTCGCAACCCGCGTTCGGTCGCGCCGATTTCCGAGTTTCTCCGGTCTCGCGATCGATGAAGTACCCGCCGTACCGGTCCGTGCGAACGAAGAACCGAGCCGTCGCCCAATCGGCGAGTTCGGATGCCCGCTCGTTCCACGCGGCGCGCGTATTCGCCTTGGGAGTAGCCCCGTTCATAGTGGAACTCATCATCAGTTCGCCGCGGTGTTGTGGACGTGACAGGTGCCGAGCCGGACCCCATCAAGGCACAGCGCCAGAGTTTCGGGGTCTGCACCGACCGGGAAGAGGTCAACCCCGCCTCGAATACGGTCCGCGAGCGAACCCGATCGGTGCCCGGAGAGGGCGGTCAGAAACGTCGCAAAATCGTCGGCTGGGGCCATAGATTTAGCGAGTGCCACAGCGGAGAAATCGATGTGAAGACCGCGCCGAGGCGAGAACACCGTGGCGCTGACGAATAGCACTTCCGATTCGCTGGCGCCCTCCATCGTTAGAAGGGCAGCCAGGGCGCGAAGAGCATAGCTCGCACGTTCGTCATCGGTCGCAATGATCCAGTGCGATCGGTTATTGATCGCGGCCCGAAGACGAGCCAATTGGCCTTTGGCTCTGGAGGTAACAGTAGGATCCACAGGTGAGCGTCCTTTGGCTGCTCGGTTGCGAAACTCCAGACCCACGTGGGACCAGAAAATTCGCGGGTTACGCGCGGCGCGATCCGTCGGCCCGTGTGCGTGAACCCGGTACTCAATCACCCCCGATTGAGTACCGTGCCGGTTGCGAGTAAAGACCGGAGGGCGTTCCGCCCGATCAGCCGGCGCTTGCCGAGTTTGACGTAGGGCAATTCCCCGTTACCCATGCGACGGTAGAGCTCGGTGCGAGTGAGGCCGCAGAACTTGGACGCCTCGGCGATGGTCAACGCGCCGTCGGCTACCAGTTCCGCCACCTTGTCTTCCACGGCATCATGCTGAGCGCTCATTTTTCTCCCTCAATTACGGCTGGACGTTCCCGAACCGAAGGGTACTATACAGTAACTTTGAAATCGTACACGTAGCCAGTTCCGTAACAGGAGAATTTTTCCGTATGGTGCCTTCACTAACAGACTTCGGCTTCGTGGCACTCGTTCCGGAGAACGGATTTCGCTGGATGTCACAGGCGGACCTGGAAGTAAGGTCCGTGAAACGCACTACTACAAGACACGCTTTCGTGATGGTGGATCAGGAGCCAAGTGACCTCGGGGCGCTACTGGTAAACCCCAAGCCAAAAAGCAACACGGTCAGAAGGTCCCCATGCGAGGATCGGGCATTATTCCAGGAGTTCGCCAGTCTGGATGCGACGAATGTTGATTCGCTATTAGCATTTTCCAACGAGCACGGAATGCTTGGATTTGGGACACCAGTCTATTGCGAATTAACGCGTCCGGCCGATGCGTTGCGATGTAGCGAATCGCGCGACCCTATTACGGGCGAGACCGTGGGATACCTGCAAGCGGAAACGCATGCCGACTGGACTCACGCGATCGCGAAAATGCGAGTCGCCGTGAGCGTGTTGCGCGCAATCAACGCGCCGGGACAAGCGGGAGAGGAAAAAGAGCTGACGAAACTGTTCAGCTGGCAATCAATAGACGTAGATCAAAGATACCCTGACGATCGTCCAGGGCACTGGATGGTCGATACTCACCCCAGTCTTCCAATTCCTAATATCAAAGAATTTAACAGGGAGGCGACTGATCGTATCTGGGGGTATGTTACGCACGATATCTTATCAGAATTTGAAACCATTCAGACTGTTTCAAAAGTGTGGATTGCAGATGAGATCAACAGGCATCTTAACGGCAAAGCAAGTCCGAAGATCAAGTTAGAAGGCGGGGGGCGTATTAGGGAGTATCTTCAGTGCTCCACTCTGTTAGCCGCGATGTGGTCGCAAGTCTATAGCGCGTTCACCGGTGGCAAGAGGTACGAGCAGTGCAAGGGATGTGGGAAGTGGTTCGAGGTTTCCAACGAGCGCGGCGGGCGCACGGTCCGCGCGATGTACTGCGGAGATGCGTGCCGGGTGCGAAGCTACCGGGCAAGGCGAGACCAAGCCGCGACCCTGGCAGGGGAAGGACTGAGCGCAAAGGAGATCGTTGAGCGGTTCCAGAGCGAAGGCCATGAGGCGGATCTGGCAACCGTTAAGAAGTGGGTGAAGCCTTCAACCAAACGCAAAGGAAAGTAGGCATGGCACGCAAGACGGCAAAATCCCGCCGCGGTCGAGGTGAGGGCGGTATCCGCTTCCGTGAGGAGAAGAACCTGTGGGAAGCCCGGCTGTCGCTCGGATACGGGCCGGACGGGAAGCGTGTGCGGAAGACGGTGTACGGCGCGGATAAGGCCGAGGTGTCGGAGAAGCTCCGGAAGCTCCAAGCCGACCACGACGCGGGCCGACTGGTCGAAACGGAGGAGATCACGACCCGTGAGTACCTGACGCGCTGGTTGAACAACACCGCGAAGGAATCGGTCGGGGTTGCGACCTGGGAGCGTTACCGGCAGCTCGTCGAGATCTACCTCGTGCCGATCCTTGGCGGGGTGAAGTTGCACAAGCTCCGCCCGCTCCACGTCGAGCAGTGCTACGCGGCGATGAAAGATGGCACCGCGGACCGGAAACCCGCAGGTGCCGATACTCGGAAGTCCGCCGGCGTGATCCTGTCGGCCGCGCTCAAGCACGCGGTGCAGATGAAGCTCATCCCGCACAACCCGGCCGCGGACGTGAAGAAGGCGAAGCCCGCAGTCCGGGAGATGGCCTTCCTGACGCAACCGCAAGCGAAGCGGTGGCTCACGACCGCGAAGCGTAACCAGAACTACGCCCTCTTTGCGG
This region of Gemmata massiliana genomic DNA includes:
- a CDS encoding helix-turn-helix domain-containing protein; the protein is MSAQHDAVEDKVAELVADGALTIAEASKFCGLTRTELYRRMGNGELPYVKLGKRRLIGRNALRSLLATGTVLNRG
- a CDS encoding DNA primase family protein; translated protein: MNGATPKANTRAAWNERASELADWATARFFVRTDRYGGYFIDRETGETRKSARPNAGCETPFSRDIVLRHFRASKTDDVIGHYFLTPGQSSGRVTSADIDAHDANDDPDRNRHYGEHLYFNLAALGFRPLLATWGGGSFHLHVLFNRDLPGADLRAFGQWVVSDAGAFGFSDPVESFPKQALVPEGKFGNWLRLIGRHHTRDTWASVFDGTNWLDGPAAVGHVLSLSGDPSDLIPLAARPTVEDAPAAEPPASKKGRAPRAGSSHGRADVFAAYNRTIALDTVVGWHERQGHKVARRGGERVEFVRDGKSAGESFNVALVGGVPITFNFSTRAGLPARQGLSPSQVRCLYETGACDEAALNRFAAVLRAEMGWTAPSSTWTRASTQSAANPSANSAPIFDDTDVANGRRFASDHGGKVHFVADWEQWVVYDGRRWEVDRSETRVEQLAKATVDRMAVEAAERVGAIARAIAQASGDELDRLKEEDKKARAALSHAKKSADMRAIGRMLHAARSESGICVAKGGKVFDTRRDLLNCPNGTVELRTGTLREHRREDHITRLCPIRFDSSARRDRYLAFLDVVFDGHPKVAKYVREFSGCAVTGEVSDQTLHIFNGGGSNGKGVLIETWTAVLGEGEYVHTAAPELLLSDGRGDRHPTEKTGLRGVHLVVCSETDEDRHLDEAKMKVLTGGDTVTARYMRGDFFQFEPTHKLVLLTNNRPCVKGTDHGVWRRLRLVPFLVKFWKDADREIEPNAKYADRFKADTLLGKFLRATEAEGVLADMVEQAVAFYRGKGTLNPPAEVVKATAEYRDSEDTIGQFFAAKVRADDDGRVKGADFYKAFVAWWETEGNDPKRAPSATKFGREAKRKFNHSRPSGFIYHVHISPSWASPPPEGSEGWRQNAHKRSPAGAGSESEPENASNPPNPPEADPDWSQEEMSFGEPY
- a CDS encoding tyrosine-type recombinase/integrase, coding for MARKTAKSRRGRGEGGIRFREEKNLWEARLSLGYGPDGKRVRKTVYGADKAEVSEKLRKLQADHDAGRLVETEEITTREYLTRWLNNTAKESVGVATWERYRQLVEIYLVPILGGVKLHKLRPLHVEQCYAAMKDGTADRKPAGADTRKSAGVILSAALKHAVQMKLIPHNPAADVKKAKPAVREMAFLTQPQAKRWLTTAKRNQNYALFAAALGSGARQGELLGLTWPDLDLERGTLDVRRALAQVKGKFILKEPKSRTSRRTITLPTFAVDALRDHRAAALKGGRITGPVFCTRTMGYLDRKNVLRACRTITTRTNEAEQGRAVASNEQPDLIPQSLRFHDLRHTHATGLIAAGSSIKAISRRLGHSDISITLKVYGHLLPDDDEKLAGQANALFG